The proteins below come from a single Sorghum bicolor cultivar BTx623 chromosome 4, Sorghum_bicolor_NCBIv3, whole genome shotgun sequence genomic window:
- the LOC8080398 gene encoding galactoside 2-alpha-L-fucosyltransferase codes for MEKQAGSGGGKAAGVAAAKQQRSSAAVFSHAAAAELRLEAITRRWWPLRSRTTMRTVCVVAVAVTAAAIVLTAGGWASSPNEMPTSSFFDGSDPPLNITDEHFLDGLLTADFSYMSCRSRYEFAAYHKKSSHKPSPYLISKLRKQEALQKRCGPGTAAHKKAVRRLDSGEGVVDDDDGCRYLVYISYRGLGNRMLAIASTFLYAVLTERVLLVDGGKDADALFCEPFPGTTWLLPRPGWLSFSPLRRLQGYEGGSKESLGSMLQSGGITVSADGNASWSSAPRPPYLYLHLSGTDEFHDKLFFCGAHQRLLGEVPWLFMWTDNYIVPGLFLTPTFSGELEAMFPEKDAVFYHLGRYLFHPTNRVWHAIKSYYHDNLAGVGQRVGVQIRVFQKKQPPQSVLDQLLSCLRDEKLLPETTDAAGGNGTPSRAVLLTSLSSWYYDRIRDEYGGRVAGGVHQPSHEGRQRWRDAAHDMKALSEMYLLSMCDVLVTSGFSTFGYVAQGLAGLRPWVMPRAPMWAANWMEELDQGDLPCRRAVSVEPCFHAPSAYDCAAAREVDLDKVSPYISHCVDVKYGIKLVNESSGQW; via the exons ATGGAGAAGCAGGCCGGAAGCGGTGGTGGAAAGGCGGCCGGCGTGGCTGCGGCCAAGCAGCAGCGTTCCTCGGCCGCCGTGTTCTCACATGCGGCGGCGGCCGAGCTCCGGCTCGAGGCCAtcacgaggaggtggtggccgTTGAGAAGCCGCACGACGATGAGGACCGTCTGCGTCGTTGCGGTGGCCGTGACCGCCGCTGCCATCGTGCTAACCGCCGGCGGCTGGGCCTCCTCGCCGAACGAGATGCCGACCTCCTCGTTTTTCGACG GCTCCGACCCTCCGTTGAACATCACCGACGAGCATTTTCTCGACGGCCTTCTTACCGCCGATTTCAGCTACATGTCGTGCCGAAGTCGCTACGAGTTCGCCGCCTACCACAAGAAATCGTCGCACAAGCCATCCCCATACCTCATCTCCAAGCTCCGGAAGCAAGAAGCGCTCCAAAAGCGATGCGGCCCTGGAACGGCCGCGCACAAGAAGGCGGTCCGGCGGCTCGACTCCGGCGAGGGCGTCGTCGACGATGACGACGGCTGCCGCTACCTCGTCTACATCAGCTACCGTGGCCTCGGCAACCGCATGCTCGCCATCGCGTCGACCTTCCTCTATGCGGTGCTCACCGAGCGCGTCCTCCTCGTCGACGGTGGCAAGGACGCCGACGCGCTCTTCTGCGAGCCCTTTCCGGGGACGACGTGGCTGCTACCGCGACCCGGCTGGTTGTCCTTCTCCCCGCTCAGGAGACTCCAGGGCTACGAGGGTGGCTCCAAGGAGAGCCTCGGCAGCATGCTGCAGAGCGGCGGCATCACCGTGTCCGCCGACGGGAACGCGTCGTGGTCGTCGGCGCCGCGGCCGCCGTACCTGTACCTCCACCTCTCCGGCACCGACGAATTCCACGACAAGCTCTTCTTCTGCGGCGCGCACCAGCGACTCCTCGGCGAGGTGCCGTGGCTCTTCATGTGGACGGATAACTACATCGTGCCGGGACTCTTCCTCACGCCGACGTTCAGCggcgagctcgaggccatgttcCCGGAGAAGGACGCCGTGTTCTACCACCTCGGACGGTACCTCTTCCACCCGACAAACCGCGTGTGGCACGCCATCAAGAGCTACTACCACGACAACCTTGCCGGCGTCGGCCAGCGCGTCGGCGTGCAGATCAGGGTGTTCCAGAAGAAGCAGCCGCCACAGTCCGTGCTGGACCAGCTCCTCTCGTGCCTCCGCGACGAGAAGCTCCTGCCGGAGACGACGGACGCGGCGGGCGGCAACGGCACGCCCTCGCGCGCCGTCCTGTTGACGTCGCTGAGCTCGTGGTACTACGACCGGATCAGGGACGAGTACGGCGGCAGGGTCGCCGGCGGCGTGCACCAGCCGAGCCATGAGGGGCGGCAGCGGTGGCGCGACGCGGCACACGACATGAAGGCGCTGAGCGAGATGTACCTGCTCAGCATGTGCGACGTGCTCGTCACCAGCGGCTTCTCCACGTTCGGGTACGTCGCGCAGGGGCTCGCCGGGCTGCGCCCCTGGGTGATGCCCAGGGCGCCAATGTGGGCTGCCAACTGGATGGAGGAGCTGGACCAGGGAGACCTCCCATGCCGGCGGGCAGTCTCCGTCGAGCCGTGCTTCCACGCACCGTCGGCCTACGACtgcgcggcggcgagggaggtGGACCTGGACAAGGTTTCGCCATACATCAGCCACTGCGTGGACGTCAAATACGGCATAAAGCTTGTCAACGAAAGCAGCGGACAGTGGTGA
- the LOC8080397 gene encoding cytochrome c-type biogenesis CcmH-like mitochondrial protein, whose product MAAEEDVKQRQIVENRARNISHNVRCTECGSQSIEDSQADVAILLRKLIRDEIKAGKSDKEIYKKLEDEYGETVLYAPKFDLQTAGIWLSPVIVGGIAAGIWAYQKHRQRTNVHIMALNLVRGVPLTPREKETMLDILTPPPPPRKWWWPGK is encoded by the exons ATGGCAGCTGAGGAAGACGTCAAACAGAGGCAGATTGTTGAAAATCGTGCGAGAAATATAAGCCACAATGTTCGGTGCACTGAGTGTGGTAGCCAATCAATTGAAGATTCACAGGCTGATGTTGCTATTCTGCTTAGGAAG CTCATTCGTGATGAAATAAAAGCAGGAAAGAGTGATAAAGAGATCTACAAGAAACTAGAGGATGAGTATGGGGAGACAGTGCTATATGCCCCTAAATTTGATCTTCAGACTGCTGGGATATGGCTTTCACCT GTCATTGTGGGTGGTATAGCAGCTGGCATCTGGGCTTACCAAAAGCACAGGCAAAGGACAAATGTTCACATTATGGCTCTGAACCTGGTCCGAGGGGTACCACTGACTCCTAGGGAGAAGGAGACCATGTTAGACATCCTTACACCTCCACCGCCTCCAAGGAAATGGTGGTGGCCAGGCAAATGA